From Pirellulales bacterium, the proteins below share one genomic window:
- a CDS encoding aldose 1-epimerase has product MAMERVELVDEASGSRAEVLVGRGFNCYRFIPQVDGREVDVLWSVPGFEKGEGRGSGSGIPLLFPFPGRIGGAKYEFGGKTYQLEANHGTTAIHGFVLERPWQLVEQTASRAKATFHAQLADPKLLELWPADFKISVTYQVQGRRLASTIEIENPDQQPLPFGFGTHPYFRVPLGEEGDAARCKITVPAASYWELADMLPTGRKLPVDDSRALAGGKAFAETKLDDVLDDLQFGKDGMALTRIEDTGSGRSMRMSFDRGFRACVVYNPPHREAICIEPYTCVPDPFVLSERGLDVGLRVLGPGERFVGEILIEVV; this is encoded by the coding sequence ATGGCAATGGAACGAGTCGAGTTGGTGGATGAGGCAAGCGGTTCGCGGGCCGAGGTGCTCGTGGGACGCGGTTTCAATTGTTATCGCTTCATCCCGCAGGTTGACGGACGCGAGGTCGACGTGTTGTGGTCGGTACCTGGCTTCGAAAAGGGGGAAGGACGTGGGTCGGGGAGTGGTATCCCGCTGCTGTTTCCGTTTCCTGGCAGGATCGGCGGAGCGAAGTACGAATTCGGCGGCAAGACGTATCAGCTCGAGGCGAATCATGGCACTACGGCGATCCACGGCTTTGTGCTCGAGCGTCCCTGGCAGTTGGTCGAACAGACGGCCAGCCGCGCCAAAGCCACGTTTCATGCCCAGCTCGCGGATCCGAAGCTCCTCGAACTGTGGCCGGCCGATTTCAAGATCAGCGTGACCTATCAGGTGCAAGGTAGGCGGCTGGCGAGCACGATCGAGATCGAGAATCCCGACCAACAGCCGCTGCCGTTCGGCTTCGGCACGCATCCCTACTTTCGCGTACCGCTAGGGGAAGAGGGAGATGCCGCACGGTGCAAGATCACGGTGCCGGCCGCGAGTTATTGGGAGCTGGCCGATATGCTCCCCACCGGTCGCAAGCTGCCGGTCGATGACTCGCGGGCACTAGCTGGTGGCAAGGCATTCGCCGAAACGAAGCTGGACGACGTGCTCGATGACTTGCAGTTCGGGAAGGACGGCATGGCCCTGACCAGGATCGAGGACACCGGGAGCGGGCGGAGCATGCGCATGTCGTTCGATCGCGGCTTCCGGGCGTGCGTGGTCTACAACCCGCCGCATCGCGAGGCGATCTGTATCGAACCTTACACGTGCGTGCCCGACCCGTTCGTGCTGAGCGAACGCGGATTGGATGTGGGGCTGCGCGTGCTCGGGCCGGGAGAACGATTTGTCGGCGAGATCCTGATTGAGGTGGTGTGA
- the rfbD gene encoding dTDP-4-dehydrorhamnose reductase produces the protein MSGKFLITGARGQLGAELCVQLGDRAVGLGHAELDIADRKAVLRKVRELRPAVVINSAAYTKVDLAEKEIDQCRAINATAVGYLAEACAEVDAHLVEISSDYVFGSADAPREARVEGDPVLPQGIYAKTKLEGDLAAARYARHTIVRTCGLYGHPDPAAKAPNFVDTMLRLGRERPLVRVVGDQHCTPSYVRHVARAVVFLSEEGHRGLYHVTNRGATTWHDLAAEVFRLAKLPVKLEQISTAEYGAPAPRPSWSVLDTSKYHALGGPVMPEWRDAVAEYLTARGMI, from the coding sequence TTGAGTGGCAAGTTTCTCATCACCGGAGCGCGGGGGCAATTAGGGGCGGAGTTGTGCGTGCAGCTTGGCGATCGCGCGGTGGGACTTGGGCATGCCGAGCTCGACATTGCCGATCGCAAGGCGGTGCTGCGCAAGGTGCGAGAATTACGGCCGGCCGTGGTGATCAATTCGGCCGCGTATACGAAGGTCGATCTCGCCGAGAAGGAGATCGACCAATGCCGAGCCATCAACGCCACGGCGGTAGGGTACCTGGCCGAAGCCTGCGCCGAGGTCGATGCGCATCTCGTTGAGATCAGCTCGGACTATGTCTTCGGCTCGGCCGATGCTCCGCGCGAGGCGCGCGTCGAAGGGGATCCCGTCTTGCCACAAGGGATCTATGCCAAGACCAAGCTCGAGGGAGACCTAGCGGCGGCGCGGTACGCGCGGCATACGATCGTGCGAACGTGTGGTCTGTATGGGCATCCCGATCCGGCGGCCAAGGCGCCGAACTTCGTCGACACGATGCTGCGACTGGGGCGCGAGCGCCCCTTGGTGCGCGTCGTCGGCGATCAGCATTGCACGCCGAGCTACGTGCGGCACGTTGCCCGGGCCGTGGTGTTTTTATCCGAAGAGGGGCACCGCGGTCTGTACCACGTGACGAACCGTGGCGCGACGACGTGGCACGACTTGGCTGCCGAGGTGTTTCGCCTGGCGAAGTTGCCGGTGAAGCTCGAACAGATTTCCACTGCCGAGTACGGGGCGCCGGCGCCCCGTCCTTCGTGGAGCGTGCTCGATACGTCGAAGTATCACGCGCTCGGTGGTCCGGTGATGCCGGAGTGGCGCGATGCCGTGGCAGAGTATCTGACAGCACGCGGAATGATCTAA
- a CDS encoding putative Ig domain-containing protein — MIHRFLSRPFHAPAPRARRDKDRQRTVLFEPLEQRALLAAGDLNPTFGENGLATVPFFQPEVGEDPFYALYETPIFQASLIQPDGKLLAGGNKTLARYREDGSADYSFGDFGLASFPGIVTGMALQEDGSIVVSGFDPYVPGSGGRLGSIDIGSVQPSSGEPGFIVARYRPDGALDVSFDGDGIAVASFGGVRSTYVSSIVVQPDQKIVVVGTVYTSTLDPNFAVARFNPNGSLDATFGQAGVATTSSLGSLTRARGVALQEDGKIVVVGIIGASAGTARGAVARFTSEGTLDDSFQGGIASPTLGTRRLPDLGDVVIQPSGRIVVAPTIGLLDGGLPGAFLVGLDASGELDPTFGSQGSTPFPGDVNLKDIALQADGRIIAAGWHESVEFTAEFAVARYTVDGELDTSFGDHGHVTTPFSAEYRRAGAYSVAVGQERIVAVGVASYSIESGDEVYNGSNFALAQYKTNTADNTDGALDSSFGNGGTLIPFTEAHVQVYKIAEQSDGKLVIASRSGPALARLNRDGTLDMTFGRGGKVTVDTDPVLDDSTPGMITSLAIQLDDKILVGIEVTAFDPSTPSGFRTRTLILRYNTDGSLDEAFGNHGGAIVDALGIGVPAMVIQSDGKIVGIYGEAFGLPSQRNVHLIRLNPNGTIDSSFGTSGKTVTPIPGNVAAIVFDAARQNDDKIVVVGARGTGQGASQSTENMILRFNANGTIDSQFGTAGMVSLRVEAGFSEAARAVKIQPDGKIVVLGDAVGFGGPPHGQYTNLFRFNLNGSLDTTFNGTGIRTTPIGFGPVRASGLALQGDGKIVTTGGAQIVPLPSPSGVFIMRHNSNGTLDTTFGSGQGAVYQTDAYYSSFHNPVIVRGNGEIAVASRRLLSLPPDWVEAPRNILEVRSYLGADGVSMPDTNKPPVVKKPLVPQEAFEQAPLLYTFAADTFFDPDGPSGSQLTYRAHGAGGDSTPLPGWLEFDGATRTFSGTPPVGSAGVFSIFVVATDPGTVVDPVPRSTTALFTITVASALNLPPIVVNPLAAIDLFESTAFQYVIPASTFVDPDAPPGSQLTYEALGPDDTPDTLPAWVTFDPLTLTFSGTPPLGSVGITLWQVRATDAGSLTDPTPRSAIATFTVNVRSAPNLAPVVQVPLVPQTLTEGVFFSYTFAANTFLDPDAPPGSQLTYRAVGSDGTTASLPAWIGFDTATRTFTGTPPLGSHGQFLLGVLATDAGTPGDPTPKSATGYFEVTVIAADNQPPVLNFPLPDRTVQAGIPFGYSIPFGIFVDPDFDPLTYSIDGELPDGVSFDGVNFSGTITTPGVYEITVIASDPGGFTASDTFRLIVTPALPAANVVWVDFRFSLFGPADPDGPNGPATLFGYDAFNNLQAAMDAVAAGGRIFIRPGTYSLGSAGGGGPVAFSQDANPVVVSNRGKALTLSVLSSSVGPRRVHLNYVGSGLELDRHATLELALDSPTSYDTFEISGFLRLVDNPRLQLTGDYAPSALQSALRLVLALDTNAKSNGEPSMLGQFVGAAEGSLVSVNTHPFAAHYVQAPFDASLPDEVRLEVPQVHVSFTSSMISERGGATQLVVTRNWWDRQASFTSLYFQDGPAGASGPRTTPPLPVSMSVGQREQAVNIKAIDNNLLDGDFAAAYGVAFAEFGLHATDMLMVVDDEIATLFVNKAQDAPLFFDELNQRSMVKDLALHFPGHVNVGPGAFELIRISDELGNAVTEQVSLLSTAFFEPATNETIVDISFIFGAAIEGNGSLKDGRYRLVIHGSAITDSNGQMLDGDKNGMPGGDYVNETIFRLFGDSDGDGDVDAHDYKRFRDYAQKVNRLPPPEPGELGDWYRWYFDFNPDSTSDSEDAAAFTIRFQNTRKI; from the coding sequence ATGATCCACCGCTTCCTCTCGCGCCCTTTTCATGCGCCCGCACCACGAGCCCGTCGCGACAAGGATCGCCAACGCACCGTGCTATTCGAGCCGCTCGAACAGCGAGCTCTGCTCGCGGCGGGCGACCTGAACCCCACGTTCGGCGAGAACGGCCTGGCGACGGTCCCCTTTTTTCAGCCCGAGGTGGGTGAAGACCCCTTCTACGCCCTCTACGAGACACCCATATTCCAGGCATCCCTGATTCAACCCGACGGAAAGCTCCTCGCCGGTGGAAACAAGACACTGGCTCGCTATCGGGAGGATGGAAGCGCCGACTACTCTTTTGGCGACTTTGGTCTGGCGAGCTTTCCAGGCATCGTCACGGGGATGGCCCTTCAAGAAGATGGCAGCATCGTCGTTTCCGGCTTCGATCCCTACGTGCCAGGTAGCGGAGGGCGCCTCGGGTCTATTGATATTGGCTCCGTCCAACCATCCTCTGGCGAACCCGGCTTCATCGTCGCACGCTACCGGCCCGACGGTGCCTTGGATGTATCGTTCGACGGCGACGGCATCGCCGTCGCATCGTTCGGGGGGGTCCGCTCCACGTACGTCAGCAGCATCGTCGTACAGCCCGACCAGAAAATCGTCGTGGTGGGCACCGTGTACACTTCGACGTTAGATCCAAATTTTGCGGTCGCGCGTTTCAATCCTAACGGATCGCTCGACGCAACGTTTGGCCAGGCCGGCGTGGCCACCACGTCCTCCCTCGGTTCCCTCACGAGGGCTCGAGGAGTGGCTTTGCAGGAAGATGGCAAAATCGTGGTCGTCGGAATTATTGGAGCTAGTGCTGGAACTGCGCGCGGCGCAGTGGCACGTTTCACGTCGGAAGGTACTCTCGACGACTCGTTCCAGGGGGGAATCGCGAGCCCCACGCTGGGAACTCGCCGTCTTCCTGACTTAGGGGACGTCGTAATTCAACCCAGCGGACGAATCGTTGTGGCACCGACGATAGGACTTCTCGACGGTGGGCTTCCAGGAGCTTTCTTAGTTGGGCTTGACGCCTCGGGAGAGTTGGATCCGACGTTCGGCTCGCAAGGCAGCACCCCGTTCCCGGGCGATGTCAACCTAAAAGATATTGCGCTGCAAGCTGACGGACGCATCATTGCCGCCGGATGGCATGAATCTGTCGAATTCACCGCTGAATTCGCAGTCGCGCGCTACACGGTCGATGGCGAGTTGGATACTTCATTCGGCGACCACGGCCACGTGACGACTCCATTCAGCGCGGAATACCGCCGCGCGGGCGCGTACAGTGTCGCCGTGGGGCAAGAGAGGATTGTGGCCGTCGGCGTCGCGTCCTATTCAATCGAGTCGGGCGACGAAGTTTACAATGGGAGCAATTTCGCACTGGCACAATACAAGACCAATACGGCGGACAATACGGATGGCGCGCTGGACAGTTCCTTTGGGAACGGTGGGACACTGATACCGTTCACTGAGGCCCACGTCCAAGTTTACAAGATCGCGGAACAGAGTGACGGAAAGCTGGTGATAGCCAGCAGGAGTGGCCCCGCGCTCGCGCGATTGAACCGCGACGGCACGTTGGACATGACGTTCGGGCGCGGCGGGAAAGTGACGGTCGATACCGATCCGGTGTTGGATGACAGCACTCCTGGCATGATCACTTCGCTGGCGATTCAGCTGGATGACAAGATCCTCGTCGGCATCGAGGTGACCGCGTTTGACCCCAGCACTCCCTCCGGATTCCGCACTCGTACTCTCATCCTGCGCTACAACACCGACGGGTCGCTCGACGAGGCATTCGGCAACCACGGCGGAGCCATCGTGGATGCTCTCGGAATCGGTGTCCCGGCGATGGTCATCCAGAGCGATGGGAAGATCGTCGGCATCTACGGCGAAGCTTTCGGCCTCCCTTCCCAGCGTAATGTCCACCTCATCCGCTTGAATCCCAACGGCACGATCGACTCGAGCTTTGGCACGTCTGGTAAGACCGTTACGCCGATTCCGGGAAATGTCGCTGCCATTGTGTTCGACGCCGCGCGGCAGAACGACGACAAAATCGTGGTGGTCGGCGCGCGCGGGACGGGACAGGGGGCATCACAGTCGACCGAAAACATGATCCTGCGCTTCAACGCCAACGGGACCATCGACTCGCAGTTCGGCACGGCGGGCATGGTTTCACTGCGTGTCGAAGCGGGATTCTCCGAGGCGGCACGCGCGGTCAAAATCCAGCCCGATGGCAAGATCGTCGTCCTCGGCGACGCAGTCGGCTTCGGCGGGCCTCCGCACGGGCAATACACCAACCTCTTCCGCTTCAACCTCAATGGTTCGCTCGACACGACGTTCAATGGCACGGGCATCCGCACCACACCCATCGGGTTCGGTCCTGTTCGCGCATCGGGCCTCGCTCTCCAGGGGGATGGAAAGATCGTCACGACGGGCGGAGCCCAAATCGTCCCGCTTCCGTCCCCATCGGGCGTCTTCATCATGCGGCATAACTCCAATGGCACGTTGGACACGACCTTCGGATCGGGTCAGGGCGCGGTCTATCAGACCGACGCCTACTACAGTAGTTTCCACAACCCCGTGATCGTGCGCGGCAATGGAGAGATTGCCGTGGCCAGCCGGCGTCTCTTGAGCCTACCTCCGGATTGGGTGGAGGCGCCACGCAACATCCTCGAGGTCCGCAGCTATCTCGGCGCTGACGGCGTCAGCATGCCCGACACGAACAAGCCGCCGGTGGTGAAAAAGCCGCTGGTTCCGCAAGAGGCCTTCGAGCAAGCGCCGCTCCTCTACACGTTCGCGGCCGATACGTTCTTCGATCCCGACGGTCCCTCTGGCAGCCAACTGACTTATCGCGCGCATGGCGCAGGGGGGGATAGCACGCCGCTCCCCGGTTGGCTCGAGTTCGACGGCGCCACGCGCACCTTTTCGGGCACGCCCCCCGTGGGAAGTGCGGGCGTATTCTCCATCTTCGTCGTGGCGACCGATCCGGGCACGGTCGTCGATCCGGTTCCCCGATCGACGACCGCCTTGTTTACGATCACGGTCGCGAGCGCGTTGAATTTGCCGCCGATCGTGGTGAACCCGCTCGCGGCGATCGATCTCTTCGAGTCGACGGCGTTCCAATACGTGATTCCCGCGAGCACCTTTGTCGATCCCGACGCGCCGCCTGGTTCGCAGTTGACGTACGAAGCATTGGGACCCGACGACACCCCCGACACGCTTCCCGCCTGGGTCACCTTCGATCCCCTGACGCTCACCTTCTCGGGCACGCCGCCGTTGGGAAGCGTGGGAATCACGCTGTGGCAGGTCCGGGCGACCGACGCGGGATCGTTAACCGATCCCACCCCTCGATCGGCGATCGCGACCTTTACGGTCAACGTGCGAAGTGCTCCCAATCTCGCGCCCGTGGTCCAGGTACCGCTGGTTCCACAAACCCTGACCGAAGGGGTCTTCTTCTCCTACACCTTTGCGGCGAACACCTTCCTCGACCCCGACGCGCCTCCCGGATCGCAATTGACCTATCGAGCGGTCGGCTCGGACGGCACGACCGCGAGCCTGCCCGCTTGGATCGGCTTCGACACGGCGACGCGCACCTTCACGGGCACGCCTCCTCTGGGGAGCCACGGTCAGTTTTTGCTGGGCGTTCTAGCAACCGATGCCGGGACGCCTGGCGATCCCACGCCCAAGTCGGCGACCGGCTACTTTGAGGTGACGGTCATCGCCGCCGACAATCAACCCCCCGTGCTGAATTTTCCGCTGCCCGACAGGACGGTTCAGGCGGGAATTCCGTTCGGATATTCGATTCCGTTCGGAATTTTCGTCGATCCCGATTTCGACCCTCTGACTTACAGCATCGACGGTGAATTGCCCGACGGAGTCTCTTTCGACGGCGTCAATTTCAGCGGCACGATCACCACTCCGGGCGTGTACGAGATTACGGTGATCGCCAGCGACCCCGGTGGGTTCACGGCCTCTGACACGTTCCGCCTGATCGTGACCCCTGCTCTGCCGGCTGCCAACGTCGTCTGGGTCGACTTCCGCTTCTCGCTCTTTGGACCGGCAGATCCCGATGGTCCCAACGGTCCCGCCACGTTGTTCGGATACGATGCGTTCAACAATCTCCAGGCCGCCATGGACGCGGTGGCAGCAGGAGGCAGAATCTTCATTCGCCCCGGAACCTATTCGCTGGGCTCCGCGGGGGGCGGGGGCCCGGTCGCCTTCAGTCAGGACGCGAACCCGGTCGTCGTGTCGAATCGTGGCAAGGCGCTGACGCTCTCCGTGTTGTCCTCGTCCGTTGGCCCGCGTCGAGTGCATTTGAACTATGTCGGCTCCGGCCTGGAACTGGACCGTCACGCCACGCTGGAACTCGCTCTCGATAGTCCGACCAGTTACGATACGTTCGAGATCAGCGGGTTTCTGCGCCTGGTGGACAATCCACGCTTGCAACTGACCGGCGACTACGCGCCAAGCGCATTGCAGTCTGCCCTGCGGCTCGTTCTCGCGCTCGATACCAACGCCAAGTCCAACGGCGAACCATCCATGCTGGGTCAGTTCGTGGGCGCGGCCGAAGGGAGCCTCGTTTCCGTCAACACGCACCCGTTCGCCGCGCACTACGTTCAAGCTCCATTCGACGCCTCCCTGCCCGACGAGGTGCGACTCGAGGTCCCTCAAGTACATGTCAGCTTCACGAGCTCCATGATTTCCGAACGTGGTGGCGCGACCCAATTGGTCGTGACGCGCAACTGGTGGGATCGCCAGGCAAGCTTCACGTCGCTCTATTTCCAGGACGGCCCCGCCGGCGCGTCCGGGCCGCGGACGACACCGCCGCTCCCCGTGAGCATGTCCGTAGGACAGCGCGAGCAGGCGGTGAACATCAAGGCGATCGACAACAACCTGTTGGACGGCGATTTCGCGGCGGCCTATGGGGTCGCTTTCGCGGAATTCGGTCTCCACGCGACGGACATGCTGATGGTTGTGGATGATGAAATCGCCACGCTCTTCGTGAACAAAGCTCAGGACGCCCCGCTCTTTTTCGACGAACTGAACCAACGCTCGATGGTGAAGGACCTCGCGCTTCACTTCCCAGGCCACGTGAACGTAGGTCCCGGCGCCTTCGAGTTGATCCGAATTTCTGACGAGTTGGGCAACGCGGTGACCGAACAGGTGTCGTTGCTCAGCACGGCCTTCTTCGAGCCTGCGACGAACGAGACGATTGTCGATATCAGCTTTATCTTTGGCGCGGCGATTGAGGGGAACGGATCGCTCAAGGATGGCCGCTATCGGCTCGTCATCCACGGGTCGGCGATCACCGATAGCAATGGCCAGATGCTCGACGGCGATAAGAATGGAATGCCCGGCGGCGATTATGTGAACGAAACCATCTTCCGCCTCTTCGGCGACTCGGATGGAGACGGCGACGTCGACGCTCACGATTACAAGCGTTTTCGCGACTACGCCCAGAAGGTCAATCGCTTGCCACCTCCCGAACCTGGCGAACTTGGCGATTGGTATCGCTGGTACTTCGACTTCAACCCGGACTCCACCAGCGATTCGGAGGACGCCGCGGCCTTCACGATTCGATTTCAGAACACGAGAAAGATCTGA
- a CDS encoding sigma-70 family RNA polymerase sigma factor has protein sequence MASRRLLSDEVTRRAACGDTLALAEAFELLRSDLKEAVAIRIDPRVGGRIDPSDVVQETYLDAERRAHEFVSQADRMPLHIWFRLLAMQRLVDLHRQHLGAAMRNAALEIPFERGASMQTSSIWMAEQLIDDGESGSEAAIRAETQSMVHAALERMDPLDREVLAMRHFEMLTNGEVATILGISATAASNRYIRALRRLQVVLSPTSSSNPA, from the coding sequence ATGGCTTCGCGACGGCTGCTTTCCGACGAAGTCACCCGGCGCGCCGCGTGCGGCGACACCTTGGCGTTGGCCGAGGCGTTTGAGCTCCTGCGGTCCGATCTGAAAGAGGCGGTCGCCATTCGCATCGATCCGCGCGTGGGGGGGCGCATCGATCCCTCGGACGTCGTGCAAGAAACGTATCTCGACGCGGAACGCCGCGCGCATGAATTCGTTTCCCAGGCCGACCGCATGCCGTTGCACATCTGGTTCCGGCTGCTGGCCATGCAGCGCCTGGTCGATCTGCACCGCCAGCATCTGGGAGCGGCCATGCGCAACGCCGCGCTCGAGATCCCATTCGAGCGGGGCGCCTCGATGCAGACCTCCAGCATCTGGATGGCGGAACAGCTCATCGATGACGGCGAGTCCGGCAGCGAGGCCGCCATTCGCGCCGAGACGCAAAGCATGGTCCACGCCGCGCTCGAGCGAATGGATCCTCTCGACCGCGAAGTCCTGGCCATGCGCCATTTCGAGATGCTGACCAATGGCGAGGTCGCGACCATCCTGGGCATCTCGGCCACGGCAGCCAGCAATCGCTACATCCGCGCCCTGCGGCGCCTGCAGGTGGTGCTGTCCCCCACGTCGAGTAGCAATCCGGCTTAA